The Platichthys flesus chromosome 10, fPlaFle2.1, whole genome shotgun sequence genome includes a window with the following:
- the LOC133962206 gene encoding cdc42 effector protein 3-like gives MPLRTSLYRKQSSARWPGRNTKRREVLSVNMISLPLGDFRHITHIGNDAHTDSFGDLSFLKMGHNLLLQSSQSEQNIFLACSPPPKPPRLNLDGTDGSESPNFSAGHHLSSSQRRKKCSSMPLLDNDDVKVDIAERDGCQRGTNAACGPGRGRVNSDKDVDAKDFCEKTAGKQKEEDSGFSFSLDLGPSILDDVLQVMDKQHN, from the coding sequence ATGCCGCTGAGAACATCATTATACAGAAAGCAATCCTCTGCTCGTTGGCCCGGCAGGAACACCAAGCGCCGTGAGGTGCTGTCCGTCAACATGATCAGCCTACCGCTGGGTGATTTCCGCCATATCACACATATTGGCAACGATGCCCACACAGACAGCTTTGGGGACCTGTCCTTCCTAAAGATGGGCCACAACCTGCTTCTTCAAAGCTCCCAGAGTGAACAGAACATCTTCCTGGCCTGCTCTCCTCCGCCAAAGCCCCCTCGTCTCAACCTGGACGGGACAGACGGTTCGGAGAGCCCTAACTTTTCTGCTGGTCACCACCTCAGCTCCtcccagaggaggaagaaatgcAGCTCTATGCCGCTGCTGGACAATGATGACGTCAAAGTAGACATAGCAGAGAGGGATGGGTGCCAAAGAGGGACAAATGCCGCTTGCGGACCAGGTCGGGGTAGGGTTAATTCCGACAAGGATGTAGACGCCAAAGATTTCTGTGAGAAAACTGCTGGAAAACaaaaggaggaggacagtgGCTTTTCTTTCAGCCTTGACTTGGGCCCGTCAATCCTGGATGACGTGTTACAGGTGATGGACAAGCAGCACAATTAG